CTGCTGTCATAAATGTTGCCGGAATTAAAGTAACCCAGAAGAAGCGAGCATTTTTTAGCAGGTAAATAGATGCTGTCCACAGTACAATTGTGGCTACCGTCTGATTTGACCAGGCAAAATAGCGCCAAACAATATTAAAATCGATAAAGGTTAAGGCAAAACCTATCCCTAACAGGGGAGCAGCCAATAGGTATCTATTTTTAACTTCTACCTGATCTAGTTTAAAGAATTCAGCTAAAATGTATCTAGCTCCCCTAAAGGCTGTATCAGCTGAAGTAATAGGCAATACTATTACCCCTAGTACGGCCAAAGTTCCACCAACAGTACCCAATAGACCCATAGAAACAGTATGAACTACATTAGCAGGTGCACCTGCATCAGCCAATGCCTCTGTAGAACCAAAAAAGGCCATAGCTGCCGCTGCCCAGATCATGGCTATTACAGATTCAGAAATCATAGCACCATAGAACGAGCGTCGACCATGCTTCTCATTTTGTAAACATCTGGCCATTAATGGTGACTGGGTAGCATGGAAGCCACTGATAGCACCACAAGCAATGGTGATAAATAATAGCGGCCAAATTGGTAATTCCCTTGGATGTAAATTGGCCAGGGTAAGCTCAGGAATCTGATAGCCCTTTAAGAAAATACCACCAATAACTCCTACTGCCATGATAATTAAAATTGCTCCAAACAATGGATAAATGCGTCCAATTAATTTATCTACTGGTAAGACAGTGGCCAGGAAGTAATACACTACAATAATGTAAATCCAGTGCTGTGCTGACAGACCACCTTCAAACAAGTTTGCTAATAGACCTGCAGGGCCCATCATGAATACTGTTCCTACTAAAACTAGTAAAACAACAGTAAACAAGTTGACAAAGTACTTCATACCATTTCCCATGTAAGTTCCTACTATCTGAGGAAGGCTATAACCTTTATGCCTTACAGACAGCATTCCAGCAAAATAGTCGTGAACTGCACCAGCAAAAATCCCCCCAAGTGCAATCCACAAAAAAGCTACCGGCCCCCACAATGCTCCAGCAATGGCACCAAAAATTGGCCCTAAACCAGCAATATTTAAGAGCTGAATCAGAAATATTCGGGGCCATGAAAGAGGTACATAGTCTACACCATCTTTCATTTCTATAGCAGGCGTAGGACGGTTTTCTTCAATACCAAATACCCTTTCTACAAAGGCACCATAAAAAACATAACCTAGAATAAGAATTGCAATGGCGGCTAAAAAAGTGATCATTAAAAAACTCCCTCCTCCTTAAGGTTTGTAGTTGTTACTACCACCTTAAGTTTAGTGGGAGTTGTCTATTTTGTTGATAATTTCACTCTGAACTGTAGCAATTTAACCTGTAACTGTGTTTATTTTGGCTTGAATGTATTAATTCTTATCTTCCATCATCTATCGTCTCACCTAAAAATAGGATCACTTTTCCATTTAGGGTTTGAGTTTTGATTGCGATGGCTAATAATTTTATGGCTGATAGACCCTAATTTCTTTTAAAGATTTTAAGTGTTTGTTCTAATAATCCTGCAAGAAATATTGTGATAAGAGCCCATGCAAATACTCCGGCTGTATTAAGATAGGCCTTTTCTATTAGCAAGCCTGTACCCATTGATATTCTGGGCTGGCTGAGAACTTCTGCCGCTATAACTATTTTGAGATTTAAACCCATTGTTGCTGACATTCCCCCATAAAGATAAGATCTTATAGAAGGCAAGTACAGGTCCTTTAACCTGTCTATTTTATTTACATTATAGATGTTCATCATTTCCACCAATTTAACATCCACATTTCTTATACCTTGTACTGTGTTTTCGTAAATTACTGGAAATATCACTACAAAACCTACTAAAATCGGAGCTTTTTCTGACTCAAGCCATATAATAGCAAGGAGTATCATTGCCATGGTAGGTACTGCCTTACTAATAAGTACTAGAGGTCTTAGAAGATAGTAGATTGACTTTGAAAAGCCTCCCATCATTCCTAAACTAATTCCCACCCCTAATGCAAGGATAAATCCTGTCAGGGCTCTTTTTAACGTATTTAT
The sequence above is drawn from the Desulfitibacter alkalitolerans DSM 16504 genome and encodes:
- a CDS encoding carbon starvation CstA family protein — protein: MITFLAAIAILILGYVFYGAFVERVFGIEENRPTPAIEMKDGVDYVPLSWPRIFLIQLLNIAGLGPIFGAIAGALWGPVAFLWIALGGIFAGAVHDYFAGMLSVRHKGYSLPQIVGTYMGNGMKYFVNLFTVVLLVLVGTVFMMGPAGLLANLFEGGLSAQHWIYIIVVYYFLATVLPVDKLIGRIYPLFGAILIIMAVGVIGGIFLKGYQIPELTLANLHPRELPIWPLLFITIACGAISGFHATQSPLMARCLQNEKHGRRSFYGAMISESVIAMIWAAAAMAFFGSTEALADAGAPANVVHTVSMGLLGTVGGTLAVLGVIVLPITSADTAFRGARYILAEFFKLDQVEVKNRYLLAAPLLGIGFALTFIDFNIVWRYFAWSNQTVATIVLWTASIYLLKNARFFWVTLIPATFMTAVVVTYIFQAPEGFSLPTTISYPVGIVAAIVAFAAFMWKSKAVISTSDSSVTVGK
- a CDS encoding ABC transporter permease — encoded protein: MKASISKTKGEKELLYTILSVIILLILWKIASIIVDKEILIPSPETTLNETIKIIKSPDFILAVINTLKRALTGFILALGVGISLGMMGGFSKSIYYLLRPLVLISKAVPTMAMILLAIIWLESEKAPILVGFVVIFPVIYENTVQGIRNVDVKLVEMMNIYNVNKIDRLKDLYLPSIRSYLYGGMSATMGLNLKIVIAAEVLSQPRISMGTGLLIEKAYLNTAGVFAWALITIFLAGLLEQTLKIFKRN